The Saccharopolyspora gregorii genomic interval TCGCCGGACAGCGCGTCCCCGACCTGACCCGGGTCGGTGGTGTCCAGCACGGTCAGCGGCACGCCCGCGGTCGCGGTGATCACCTCGGGGGCGAGGGAGGACCCGCCCATGCCGGCGAGCACGACCCGGTCGACGCCGTCGGCGTGCAGCTCCGCGCGCAGCTCGGCGATCTCCGCCAGCAGCGGGCGGGAGGTCTCGTGCAGGGTGGTCCAGGAGAGCCGGATCGAGGCTTCGCTCTCGGCGTCCGGGCCCCACAGGGTGGCGTCGCCCGCGGCGAGACCGCTCGCCGCGCCGTCCGCGGCCAGCCGCTCGGCGAGCGCGCGAGCCTCCCCGGCCAGAGCCTCGTCTGCGATCTCGACTGAAGTTTCGGTTGCCATCTGATTCCTCGTGTCTAGGGGATGGGCGACGCCGGCCGGTGGGCGGACCGGACGCCTCCGCCGCGGGGGTACCCCGATGAGCCTGACCGGGCCCACCCGCCACAGCACCCGGGGCACGCGAATTCCGTGGAATGTCGCGTGCCCCGGGGCGGGCGCGGGGCACACCCGCGGTGGAACGGCCGTTCGCCTACTTGGCCTGGTCGAGCTGCTCGCGCACGGTGTCGAGCAGTTCCTCCCAGGACTTCTCGAACTTCTCGACGCCCTCGCGCTCCAGCACCGCGAACACGTCGTCGAGGTCGATGCCGATCTCGGTCAGCGCGTCGAACACCTGCTGCGAGGCGTCCTTGGTGCCGCGGACCTGGTCGCCTTCGACCTGGGCGTGGTCGGCGGTGGCGAACAGCGTCGCCTCCGGCATGGTGTTCACCGTGTTCGGCGCCACCAGCTGGTCGACGTAGCGGGTGTCGGAGTACGCCGGGTCCTTCACGCCGGTGGAGGCCCACAGCGGGCGCTGCGGCTTCGCACCGTCCGCGGCCAGCGCCTGGAAGCGGTCCGAGGAGAAGACCTCCTCGTAGGCGGCGTAGGCCAGCCGGGCGTTGGCGATGGCCGCCTTGCCCTGCAGGTCCTGGCCGCCTTCCACGCCCTCCAGCCGCTTGTCGATCTCGGTGTCCACGCGGGACACGAAGAACGAGGCGACCGAGGCGATGGTGTTCAGCGAGTGGCCGTTGGCCTTCGCCTGCTCCAGGCCCGCCAGGTAGGCGTCCATGACGTCCCGGTAGCGCTCCACGGAGAAGATCAGCGTCACGTTCACGCTGACGCCCTCGGCCAGCACCCGGGTGATCGCGGGCAGGCCCTCGACCGTCGCCGGGATCTTGACCATCAGGTTCGGCCGGTCGACGGCCTTCCACAGCTCCAGCGCCTCGGCGACGGTGCGGTCGGTGTCGTGGGCCAGCCGCGGGTCGACCTCCAGGGAGACCCGGCCGTCGTCGCCCGCCTCGTAGACGTTGCGGAAGACGTCGGCGGCGTCGCGCACGTCCTTCGTGGTCAGCTCGCGGACCGTGTCGTCCACGCCGGCGCCGCGGGCGGCGAGCTCGCGGACCTGGTCGTTGTAGTCGGCCGCGTTGGACAGCGCCTTCGCGAAGATCGTGGGGTTGCTGGTGACACCCACGACCGCGTAGTCGTTGATCAGCTCGGTCAGGTTGCCGGACGTGATCCGCTGGCGGGACAGGTCGTCCAGCCAGATCGCCACGCCCGCCTGGCTGAGCGCGGTGAGGTTCTGGTTGTTCGTCACTGCAATACCTCCACTCACGCGTTCGAGCGCGCGTTCTCCAGGCTCCGCCGGGCGGCGTCGACGACCGCCTCCGTGGTGAAGCCGAACTTCTCGAACAGGGTCTTGTAGTCCGCCGAGGCGCCGAAGTGCTCGATCGAGACGTTCTCGCCGAGGTCACCGGTGAACCGGTGCCAGGACTGGGCGATGCCGGCCTCGACGGAGACGCGGGCGCGCACCGACGGGGGCAGCACCTGCTCGCGGTAGGCCTTGTCCTGCCGGTCGAACCACTCGACGCACGGCATCGACACCACGCGGGTGGCAACGCCGTCGGCCTCCAGGATCTTCCTGGCCTCGACGGCCAGCTGGACCTCGGAGCCCGTGGCGATGATCACGAGCTCGGGGGTGCCGGAGGACGCCTCGGCCAGCACGTAACCGCCCTTGGCGACGCCCTCGGCGTCGGTCCCCTCCAGCGTCGGCACGCCCTGGCGGGTCAGCGCCAGCCCGGCGGGGCCGCTGGTGTCCTCCAAGATCGCCTTCCAGGAGAAGGCGGTCTCGTTGGCGTCCGCGGGGCGGACCACCGACAGGCCGGGGATGGCGCGCAGCGAGGAGAGCTGCTCGATCGGCTGGTGCGTCGGGCCGTCCTCGCCCAGGCCGATCGAGTCGTGCGTCCACACGTAGATCGTCGGGGCGTTCATCAGCGCCGCGAGCCGCACCGCGGGCCGCATGTAGTCGCTGAAGATCAGGAAGGTGCCGCCGTACGGGCGGGTGCCGCCGTGCAGCGCGATGCCGTTGAGGATCGAGCCCATCGCGTGCTCGCGGACGCCGAAGTGCAGCGTCCGGCCGTACGGCTGGGCGTTCCACATCCCGGTGGAGATGTGCTTCGGGCCGAACGAGTCGACGCCCTTCATCGTGGTGTTGTTGCTCTCCGCCAGGTCGGCGGAACCGCCCCACAGCTCCGGCAGCACGTCGGCGAGGGCGTTGAGCACCTCACCGGAGGCCTTGCGGGTGGCGACGCCCTTGCCGTCGGCCTCCCAGGTCGGCAGCTTCTCGGACCAGCCCGCGGGCAGCTCGCGGACCCGGATCCGCTCCAGCAGCGCCTTGCGGTCGGGGTG includes:
- the tal gene encoding transaldolase produces the protein MTNNQNLTALSQAGVAIWLDDLSRQRITSGNLTELINDYAVVGVTSNPTIFAKALSNAADYNDQVRELAARGAGVDDTVRELTTKDVRDAADVFRNVYEAGDDGRVSLEVDPRLAHDTDRTVAEALELWKAVDRPNLMVKIPATVEGLPAITRVLAEGVSVNVTLIFSVERYRDVMDAYLAGLEQAKANGHSLNTIASVASFFVSRVDTEIDKRLEGVEGGQDLQGKAAIANARLAYAAYEEVFSSDRFQALAADGAKPQRPLWASTGVKDPAYSDTRYVDQLVAPNTVNTMPEATLFATADHAQVEGDQVRGTKDASQQVFDALTEIGIDLDDVFAVLEREGVEKFEKSWEELLDTVREQLDQAK
- the tkt gene encoding transketolase, whose translation is MSVTDDLARLTTKRLPADWTELDQRAVDTVRVLAADAVEKCGSGHPGTAMSLAPAAYALFQRVMRHDPTDADWIGRDRFVLSAGHSSLTLYLQLFLSGYGLELDDIKALRTWDSKTPGHPEYWHTPGVETTTGPLGQGLATAVGMAVAARRERGLLDPESAPGESPFDHQIYVIASDGDIEEGVTSEASSFAGTQQLGNLTVIYDANEISIEDDTRIALSEDTAKRYEAYGWHVVTVDGGEDVSSILDALDAAKGKPEQPTLVVLRTVIGFPAPTKMNTGKAHGAALGGEEITEIKKALGFDPEQTFEVSDEVLAHARKAVERGKAAHAEWQKSYDAWAAEHPDRKALLERIRVRELPAGWSEKLPTWEADGKGVATRKASGEVLNALADVLPELWGGSADLAESNNTTMKGVDSFGPKHISTGMWNAQPYGRTLHFGVREHAMGSILNGIALHGGTRPYGGTFLIFSDYMRPAVRLAALMNAPTIYVWTHDSIGLGEDGPTHQPIEQLSSLRAIPGLSVVRPADANETAFSWKAILEDTSGPAGLALTRQGVPTLEGTDAEGVAKGGYVLAEASSGTPELVIIATGSEVQLAVEARKILEADGVATRVVSMPCVEWFDRQDKAYREQVLPPSVRARVSVEAGIAQSWHRFTGDLGENVSIEHFGASADYKTLFEKFGFTTEAVVDAARRSLENARSNA